A window of the Helianthus annuus cultivar XRQ/B chromosome 4, HanXRQr2.0-SUNRISE, whole genome shotgun sequence genome harbors these coding sequences:
- the LOC110933255 gene encoding F-box/kelch-repeat protein SKIP11, which translates to MSSLIHVIGRDLTMKSLMCLPRYNYARIASLNRSFRELIRSGELYRLRSVHQVIEHWVYFSCDPLKREAFDPVNEKWMNLPLMDTDLGFQFSDKESMAVGTDLLVIGNDMLGPDIYKYSLLTNSWSQGLPMNEPRWLLGSASFKNIAIFAGGVDRNGKIMDAVESYDSETGTWKTLPSMIKPRKLSSGVFMDGKFYVIGGISINDSNPLTCGEEYDLDTQKWTEIPNMSRGGGAPGMAPPLLAVASNELYAADSAAMELKMYSKKNKEWVAIGRLPEIAHSRDGWGIAFRGCGNRVVIICGPRDTQNRYIEIYSWVPSEGPPQWMRFGWKSSNNFVFNCAIMGC; encoded by the coding sequence ATGAGTTCGTTGATCCATGTCATCGGTCGTGACCTCACAATGAAAAGTCTCATGTGCCTGCCAAGATACAACTATGCTCGCATCGCGTCACTAAACCGGAGTTTTCGTGAGCTCATTAGAAGTGGTGAACTTTATAGGCTAAGAAGCGTTCATCAAGTAATTGAACATTGGGTCTATTTTTCTTGTGACCCATTGAAGAGGGAAGCTTTTGATCCTGTCAACGAGAAATGGATGAATCTACCCCTGATGGATACTGACTTAGGCTTCCAGTTCTCGGATAAAGAGTCCATGGCAGTTGGCACAGACCTGCTGGTTATAGGAAATGATATGCTTGGTCCGGATATCTACAAGTACAGTTTATTAACAAATTCATGGTCACAAGGGCTGCCAATGAATGAACCCAGATGGTTGCTTGGGTCGGCCAGTTTTAAGAATATTGCAATCTTTGCAGGTGGTGTGGATCGAAATGGAAAGATCATGGATGCGGTAGAAAGTTACGACAGTGAGACAGGGACTTGGAAGACACTTCCTAGTATGATTAAGCCGCGGAAATTGAGTTCTGGGGTCTTTATGGATGGTAAGTTTTATGTAATAGGAGGGATTAGCATTAATGATTCAAATCCATTGACATGTGGAGAAGAGTATGATCTGGATACCCAAAAGTGGACTGAAATTCCCAACATGTCACGTGGTGGTGGCGCACCTGGAATGGCTCCGCCGCTGCTTGCAGTGGCAAGCAATGAGTTATATGCTGCTGATAGTGCAGCAATGGAACTGAAGATGTATAGCAAGAAGAACAAAGAATGGGTTGCTATTGGAAGGTTGCCTGAAATAGCACACAGTAGGGATGGTTGGGGTATTGCATTTAGAGGATGTGGGAATCGTGTCGTCATCATTTGTGGTCCTAGAGATACCCAGAATAGATATATAGAGATATATTCATGGGTCCCTAGCGAAGGGCCACCACAGTGGATGAGGTTTGGCTGGAAAAGTAGTAATAACTTTGTCTTCAATTGTGCTATAATGGGCTGTTAA